A region of Diceros bicornis minor isolate mBicDic1 chromosome 31, mDicBic1.mat.cur, whole genome shotgun sequence DNA encodes the following proteins:
- the FRMD8 gene encoding FERM domain-containing protein 8 yields MDGTEGNAEQPGSAERSHRSSVSSVGARAADVLVYLADDRVVPLAVENLPSLSAHELHRAVREFLQLPDIALEAFALWLVSPLLEVQLKPKHQPYKLGRQWPELLLRFTDAPDDDVAMDEPSLQFRRNVFFPRRRELQIHDEEVLRLLYEEAKGNVLAARYPCDIEDCEALGALVCRVQLGPYQPGQPAACTLREKLDSFLPAHLCKRGHGLFAALRGRGAKAGLGEQGLLNAYRKVKEAVGEHEASLSSYYRAYLLKCHELPFYGCAFFHGEVDKPAQSFLHRGGRKPVAVAISLEGVHVIDSREKHVLLGLRFQELSWDHTSPEEEESVLWLEFDGDNEGTPVNKLLKIYSKQAELMSSLIEYCIELNQAAEAAAPQESVSGPHSAPSSLPPPAQRPQLRRQGSVVCSRIQHLSTIDYVEEGEQIKRVKPKRTTSFFSRQLSTSQGSYTVVQPTDGLEQG; encoded by the exons CAGCTGACGTGTTGGTATACTTGGCGGATGACAGGGTAGTGCCCCTGGCCGTGGAGAACCTGCCCTCACTCAGTGCCCACGAGCTGCACCGCGCTGTCCGAGAGTTCCTGCAGCTCCCAGACATCGCCCTAGAGGCCTTCGCACTCTGGCTTGTCTCCCCTCTGCTGG aggtgcagctgaagccCAAGCACCAGCCCTACAAGCTGGGCCGCCAGTGGCCGGAGCTGCTGCTGCGCTTCACCGACGCCCCGGACGACGACGTGGCCATGG ATGAGCCTTCCCTGCAGTTCCGAAGGAATGTGTTTTTCCCAAGGCGGCGGGAGCTCCAG ATCCACGACGAGGAGGTCCTGCGGCTGCTCTATGAGGAGGCCAAGGGCAACGTGCTGGCCGCTCGGTACCCATGTGACATCGAGGACTGTGAGGCCCTGGGTGCCCTGGTGTGCCGTGTGCAGCTCGGGCCCTACCAGCCAGGTCAGCCCGCCGCCTGCACCCTGAG GGAGAAGCTGGACTccttcctccctgcccacctctgtAAGCGGGGCCACGGGCTCTTCGCTGCGCTCCGGGGCCGTGGGGCCAAGGCTGGGCTGGGCGAGCAGGGGCTGCTGAACGCCTACCGCAAGGTGAAGGAAGCGGTCGGCGAGCATGAGGCCTCCCTGAGCAGCTACTACCGCGCCTACCTCCTCAAGTGCCATGAGCTGCCCTTCTACGG gtGTGCCTTCTTCCACGGCGAGGTCGACAAGCCGGCTCAGAGCTTTTTGCACCGGGGCGGGCGAAAGCCAGTGGCTGTAGCCATCAGCCTGGAGGGCGTGCATGTCATTGACAGCAGGGAGAAG CACGTCCTGCTGGGCCTGCGCTTCCAGGAGCTGTCGTGGGACCATACCTCCCCCGAGGAGGAGGAGTCTGTCCTGTGGCTGGAGTTCGACGGGGACAATGAGGGCACACCGGTCAACAAGCTCCTCAAGATCTACTCCAAGCAG gccGAACTGATGAGCAGCCTCATCGAGTACTGCATCGAGCTGAACCAGGCTGCGGAGGCCGCCGCTCCCCAGGAGAGCGTGTCTGGTCCCCACTCAGCCCCCAGCTCCTTGCCACCTCCCGCTCAGCGCCCCCAGCTGCGGAGGCAGGGCAGCGTGGTGTGCAGCCGGATCCAGCACCTCTCCACCATTGACTACGTGGAGGAGG GCGAGCAGATCAAGCGGGTGAAGCCGAAGCGCACCACATCCTTCTTCAGCCGGCAGCTCTCCACGAGCCAGGGGAGCTACACCGTGGTGCAGCCCACCGACGGCCTGGAGCAGGGCTGA